CTGCCGCGGCAACAGAAGGGCTTCCCGTCGCGGTACACGCCGTCTTCCGTAGCCTCTACGATCATATATCCTCGACGTAGGCCCTCCTCTTTATGAAGGTCCCCCTCTCCAGCTCCAGGAAGGCCTCTCTAATCTCCTCCCAGGTATTCATCACAATAGGCCCCCGCCACGCGACGGGCTCGCCGATGGGGACGCCGGATAGCAACAAGAAGCGGGCGGGGCCTCTGGCCCTCAGCACGCCGCCGTCTCTGGACAACACGAGGAGTGACATGTCCTCCACGGCCCTCTCCTGTATCCTCGCAGGGCCTCCGAAGTTGTATACGAGAGTCCTCCAGCCCTCCTCCACCTCGTAGAGGAATTCGACCCCCTCGGGGATCTCAACGTCCATGTAGACCACGGGGATGGGGAGGCCCGACACGGGGCCCTCCACGACGCCAGTGCCTGGCTCCCTAACCCTCCCCGATATCAGCCTCACGACAGCTCCCTCGTCGGTTCGGACTTTGGGCACTGAGCTGTTTTTGAGGTTTTTGTAGAAGGGGTCAGACATCTTGAGCCTCCTCGGCAGGTTGACCCAGAGCTGAAAGCCGGAGACCTCGGGATCTTGTCTATAGGGCCGGGGCATCTCGGAGTGGAATATCCCAGAGCCGGCGTTCATCCACTGGAGATCCCCCGGGCCCAGCACGCCTCTGTTCCCCTCGGAGTCCTCATGGTGGACCTCGCCCTTGAGGAGGTAGGTTATGGTCTGGATACCCCGGTGGGGGTGCCATGGGAACCCCGCCAGGTATTCATGGGGGTACCGGGAGCCGAAGTGGTCAAGCAGAAGGAAGGGGTCTGTGATCTCGGCGAGGACAGGATCGCCGAAGACCCGATAGAGCTTTACGCCGGCGCCGTCCCTAGTCCAAACCCCTTTTAGGAGGAGTTCAATTTCCACGTTATTTATTTCGATTTCTATGTATATACGTATACCTTTACACGTGATTCGGAGACGGGTCGGGCTCCATGTGTCTCAACGGGGTCTCTGTCTGAGCTGTATACCACCGCCGCCACGTGCCCATCCGCGGCTAGGCGCCTAGCCTCTTCGAGAGCCGCCGGGGTGTAGGGCCTCACGTCACAGGTGCATCGCACAATTCTGAACAGCGGCTTTCTGCCGGCGTGGCTCTGGGTGTAGAGCAGGAGGCGGGCCGACCTCAAGACCGACAGGGCTTTGAGGGATAGATCCCCCGGCACAGCCGCGTCTATAGGGAGGTCGATGAAGTACAGACCGGGGGGCACCCTCCCAAGGCCTATATCTAGGTTCTCTAGCATTAGGCGGTACCTCACCGTCCTGGCGCCGGGGGCCGGGCGTATCTCGAGCAACCCCATGTCTTTTAACCTGCTTATAATAACGCGGAGTCTGCTCTCAGACATACCCAAGTCCTCCACCATGTCCTTTAGCGTGACGAAGTCGCTACCGTCCACCAGGTGGCGCCACGTCATATACATGAGGACCAGCTTAACAGACGAGGACAACTTCTGCATTATATACATAAAAATTTATACTTTATAATTTTTACATAGCACCCGTCCCCGGGATAGCTCCTCCAGCGGCTAGCTACCCGCGGGGATTAGTCGGCGTAAGATTTTTTTGGTGAAAATACCAAACCTATGTGATTGTTACAAGATTTGAGTTCTCGAGGGATGACTCGTGTCACAAGCTGGGGCTTAGGCACCCCGTCTACGCTGTGTTGGAGAAGCTTAGACAGCTGGGCCCGGGTGAGGGCGTGGAGGTGGTTACTGACGATTTTGACTGGGCTCTTACCATCGAGACCGTGGCCAGGGGGGCGGCTTACGAAGTGGCTAGGGAGGACGCGTCGGGGAGGGCACGTATCGTTATCTACCGCCGCGTCGCTACGTAGCGCGCCGTCTCCGCGGCTTGTGTCTATTTATAGACTATTCCAGTCTTATAGGTGGAATAACAGATTTTTATAGATAGTTGACGGTTTTCATGGGTCATTACGTCTTTATTAACGACACGGGGCGGTGTATCGGCTGTGAGGCGTGTACGGTGGCCTGCAAGGCCGAGAACTCTGTTCCTCTGGGGGTGTGGAGGCTTAGGGTGAAGTACGTGGAGAAGGGGCTGTGGCCCAACACGAAGAAGTACTTCGTCCAGCTACGGTGCAACCACTGCGAGGCGGCGCCCTGCGTAAGGGCCTGCCCAGTTGAGGCCTTGTTTAAACGGCCCGACGGGATTGTCGACCTGGACCAGACGAGGTGCATCGGCTGTAAGGCATGCATAGCGGCGTGTCCCTACGACGCGATATACATCAACCCCATGAAGGGCGTGGCGGAGAAGTGCAACGCCTGCGCCCACCTGGTGGACGCCGGGTTCCAGCCGGCCTGCGTCCAGGTCTGCCCTACCAACGCCATAATTTTCGGAGACATATCTGACCCAAAGATCCAGGAGATTCTAAACTCCAAGCCTTGGTTTGTGAGGAAGCCGGAGACCGGGGCTAGGCCCATGCAGTTCTACCTAGCTCCAGACATGTCGGCTGTCAATCCGCTGGTGGTGGCGAGGCCGCCCATGGGCCAGTGGAACGAGATGCCCGCGCCAGGGGAGAAGCCCCAGAGCGGGAGGTGGTAGTATGGAGCAGGTATCCTGGGACGTATTCTTCCAGTACCCCTTCTGGGGGAGCCTTATTGCGATCTACGTGCCGATTAAGGCCCTGGCGGCTGGGCTGGTGTTCGCCGCGTCTTACCTCGCCTGGGGCGGGGCCCTCGGCGCCTCCTTGAGGCGGAGGGTGTTTACGGCGGTGCTGCCGCTCGTCCTTGTGTACTTCGCGCTTGCGTATCTAGACCTAGCCACGGCTGAGTACGGTCTTGAACACGGCGACTTCGCCATGTTGACAAGAGCCTCGCAGGTGTTCTTCACGCCCCACTTCACTTCTTTCATAGCTGTGGGGGCGTGGGTAAGCGCCGTCTTTACGCTACTGGCGCTGATCTTCGGCGCCGAGGCGCTTCTGCCAGCGGGCCGACGGCTTGAGCCTTTAAACAGCTGGCTGTTGAAAATAGCGGGCCCGCCGATCTCCCTAGTGGCGGCTCTCTACACCGCCTTCCTCTTCCTGGAGTCAACAGCTAGGGGGGCGTTTCAAGACCCGGCCCTGGTGGTGCTGTACTTCCTCTACATGGCCTCGCTGGGGCTTGTGGGCCTCTACGTCTTCGGCGGAGATAGGCAACTTGCCAAATTCGGCGTCTACGGCATGGCGCTTACCGTCGCGGTGCTCGTGGCGGGGCTCATCGCCTACTCCATGGGGCTGTATAGAACAGACGCCGCGCTTGCCTGGTCTCTAATGACCACCGGCGCCGCGTGGCTGCTACCGGTTAAATACGACGTGCTCCCAGGATCCTTCTGGGGAGGCTTTGTCTTGATGCTACTCGCCACGGGTATCGGGACCGCGGCGTCGATGCGCAATTTTAGAGGCATGGCGGCTGCGGCGCTGGCGCTGTTTGCCGCAGAGGCTGATGAAGCGACTTGAGCTAGTGGGTGGGTACGTGGCGGGGCCTAGAGTTGTTAAGAGGGAGGGGGTGTGGCTGGTGAGGGGCGTGCCCGAGAAGCGCGAGTTGCTCCTCTGGGCGCTTAGGGAGCTCAGAGACGGCGAGGTTGCCCGCGGCCACTACGTTGGGAAGAGGATTAGGACCGACTTGTGCGAGTACCACGAGACGTGTGCGGCTCTGTGCCCAACTGGGGCTCTGCAGAGCGACGGTAAGGGGACTATCTACTTCCGCACAGACATCTGTGTGAGGTGTAAAAACTGCCTCGTGTCGTGTCTCCTCGGCGCGGTGGAGAACGCCGAGGTGGACATGGCCGACGTGCTGGAAGGCAAGGTGCACGTCTTGGCCTCGTTTAGATTGAAGAGGTGTGTGGAATGCGGGGCTTTGTTCCCCGAGAAGAACGGCGAGGCGAGATGTCCCTCGTGCAGACGCCTCTCCCAGGAGTTGAGGCAGATTTTTGGCGAGTATAGAGACGTCACACATATATAGCGCAAACCACCTCCGTCTGTGGATTTGCTACAGGTCTTGTTGTTTATCCCCATGTATGTTAAACACGGGTGGACAGCTCTCAACTCGCCCAGGGGGAGGTACCCAGGCGGCCTGGCGGCTAAGGCGGCCGCCGTTTACGAGGCCCTTTTCTACATATGGGCGCTCACCCTGGGCCTCCTCGTCCCCGTCACGGCCTTGTTTGCAGTTATCCACTTCGTCGGCGTCCCTCTCTACTTTGGGGGGTACCTCTCCCGCTACTCTAGATATGGGAAGGCCTACGCGGTTTTCGAGGCGGCGGAGTTGCTGTATCTCGCGGCGCTCCTAGCCGCTGTCCTCCTCAGGCATTAAAAGGGCTTGAATACCATTAGGTAGATCATGGCTAGATACCCGGCGGACCACAGCGGTATGAACACCCGGACGTACTTCTCGTAGCGGTCAAGGCCCCTCCCGGCCGCCCAGAGGTGGATTAGCTCCACTACGCCGATTATCATGGCTATCCCCAGCGCCGCGTGTATCCACAGCGGCGACTTGGGGAAGCCGTATCTAACCACGGCGAGGGTGAGCCCGGTGGCGAACACAGCCAGCGCAGAGGCGAACTGTAGATAGACAAGCCTCCTGTACCTCCCGTAGCAACCACCCCCGCAGCTCTTCAACACGTAGTAGCCCCCCATGGTCAAGCCTCCCCACCCAACTACGCCGGTGATGTGGAGGGCCAGAAGCGCCTCGGCAAACACGTCTCGATGGCGTTTTCTCTTAATAAGTGTACCCGGGCGGCGCGGCTTGTCGAATCTCGTCTTGTCTTATGTGACTGAGTTTTTTATTACACCTCCGGTGTGGATCTGTGCAGATATTCCGCCCGTATGTGGACCACCGGAGGTCGGCCGCGTTTCTAGACGACTTGAGGCTTGGTAAGCAGAGGGTCGAGGCTAAGCAGGTGATTAAGGTGATTCTGCGTAGGCTTGGGCTTATCAACGACGGGAGGAGGGGGTGGTGGAACCACCCTATCGTCTTGATGTATTTCAACGGCGGTGAGCCGTACATCGAGGATTTGGTGAAGTACTTCGACGCCGTGGTGGGGGAGTGGGTTGCCAGGGGCCGACGGAACTCCCTCGGCCTCGGCGACCTCGCGCCGTATCTCGAAAAGGTGAGGGGGACCGGCGGCACGCCTGTCACCCACGTCCACGAGGTGGAGTACAGGAGGGTCCTCGTGCTGAAGGATCCCTGCTTCTACCTCAAGAAGCTGTCGCCGCGGGAGCTTGAGGAGGTGCTCGAGACGGAGCCCGTGCCTATAAACGGCGTCAACACCTGGCTGTTTAAACGTTATGAGAGGTATAAAGGGTTCGTCGCGGGGCTGAGGAGAGGCGAGGTTGACTGCCACCCCCTATTTGAACACGACCGCTAGACCGCGGCCCGGCGGCGCGGAGTCTCTCAGCGGCGTGCCAGGACCTGGGCCGCGGTTAGACAGCGCGCGGCGGCTTGGCAGAGCTTGCCGTCCTCCGTGACGAGGGGGGCGTCGAGGGACTCGGCGAGCCAGAGGTACACAGCGTCGTAGTAGGTAAGCCCCCTTCTAGTTGCTATATCCAGCACCTCGTCTCTAAGCCCCACGCTGTGCACCGCAATGTGGGCGAGGAGTTTCGTGAAGAACTCCGCATAGGGAGCTACGTCGTCTATCACCTCTCTTTTCTTAAGCTTCCATATGTAGTTGCCTATTTCGTAGTAGGCGAGGTCCGCCGTGTGCTGTTTCTTCAAAACCGCGGGGGCTATTCTAGGCGCGATTTCCACAATCTTGATTATTGCCGAGGCGTCAAATACGTAGCTACCTCCCTTCACGATCCTCCCTTACGCTCCGCGCCGCGTAGTCCTCTCCAAGCTCCACGCTGGCTTTTCTAAGGCCCTCGGCCACCCTTACGGCGAGCTCCGACAGCTCCTTAAGCTCTCTTTTTTCAACCTCCTCTTCCAGCGCCTTTCTGAGGACTTGGGATATGTTTATGCCGTATTTCCTCGCCTTCTCTACGACGTCGCGCCTCACTTTTGTAGACACGGTAACCCAGCCCACGTCTACCAAAGATGTAGTTATTTAAAAACCTACCGCGAGAGGAGTATTTATAGCTGGGGCGTAAACTCCGCGTGGTTGAGGTGTTGGTGTGGTGGGTGATCTTTACGGCGGTGCTCTGGGTGTTGCTGAGTCTGCTGGCTGGGAGGGCGGTCAACCCCCTGGGGGTTTTCCTAGGCGTCGTCCTGGCCCCAGTTGCCTTTCTAGTCGCCGCCTCCGTTGTCGGCTTCTTGGCGCTCGCTCTCGGCGTTTTTATCGTGCCTCTGCTCTTACTCGCCCCCCTCCTGGCGTTGCTCGCCGGGTTTCTAACGGCGCTTTTCGTAGTGTCAGCCCTGGCCGGCGTAGACGTGGCAAGGGCCTTCATCGCCCTCCTTCTGGCCACAGTCCTGCTCCTCGTGCTGAGCGGCTTGCTGTGGCGCTCGCCCCTTCCGCCCAAGCTCCCCATCCATTTTTGAACCCAGCAGTCATGTCCGTCAGCTGATAGAGAAAGGGCGGGGGGATTCTCTGGGATTTGAGGCGGAGTTTGAGGTTTTTGGAGTGTATATTAGATCAGTCGACGTATTTATTAATGACGACGAGGCTCTCTACGCGCTTAGGTGCACAGCGGTGGAGTTTGCTGAGGCGGAGGTTCAAGCGGGTTTACTCCTCCGCCCGGGCGGATGCGGATACGGCTCCCTCCTCCCCTCGCCTCATAGCCAAGTGGCTATCGCTTATTTAACGCGCGTGTGTGCGCCTTTTAGGGCTTCGGTATAGGTGTTAAAAATTGCAGATATTAGCGGCTTGGCCGCGTGCGCCGGTTTTTACTGCTAACAAGCCGCCGTCAGCCCCCGCGCCCCCGTCGCCGCTCCCCGTGGTTATGAATAGGGTGTCCAATCTCGGCCCGCCGAAGGCGCATGAGGTCACGTAGGGGTAGGGCAACGGCAGTCTCTGTATATCGGCGCCGGTGATTTTGACGACGGAGGAGCCTCCGTACATGGCTACCCACAGAGAGCCCTCTG
The sequence above is drawn from the Pyrobaculum ferrireducens genome and encodes:
- a CDS encoding type II toxin-antitoxin system CcdA family antitoxin, with protein sequence MVDVGWVTVSTKVRRDVVEKARKYGINISQVLRKALEEEVEKRELKELSELAVRVAEGLRKASVELGEDYAARSVREDREGR
- a CDS encoding pyrimidine dimer DNA glycosylase/endonuclease V — encoded protein: MQIFRPYVDHRRSAAFLDDLRLGKQRVEAKQVIKVILRRLGLINDGRRGWWNHPIVLMYFNGGEPYIEDLVKYFDAVVGEWVARGRRNSLGLGDLAPYLEKVRGTGGTPVTHVHEVEYRRVLVLKDPCFYLKKLSPRELEEVLETEPVPINGVNTWLFKRYERYKGFVAGLRRGEVDCHPLFEHDR
- a CDS encoding type II toxin-antitoxin system VapC family toxin, translating into MKGGSYVFDASAIIKIVEIAPRIAPAVLKKQHTADLAYYEIGNYIWKLKKREVIDDVAPYAEFFTKLLAHIAVHSVGLRDEVLDIATRRGLTYYDAVYLWLAESLDAPLVTEDGKLCQAAARCLTAAQVLARR
- a CDS encoding pirin family protein, which translates into the protein MEIELLLKGVWTRDGAGVKLYRVFGDPVLAEITDPFLLLDHFGSRYPHEYLAGFPWHPHRGIQTITYLLKGEVHHEDSEGNRGVLGPGDLQWMNAGSGIFHSEMPRPYRQDPEVSGFQLWVNLPRRLKMSDPFYKNLKNSSVPKVRTDEGAVVRLISGRVREPGTGVVEGPVSGLPIPVVYMDVEIPEGVEFLYEVEEGWRTLVYNFGGPARIQERAVEDMSLLVLSRDGGVLRARGPARFLLLSGVPIGEPVAWRGPIVMNTWEEIREAFLELERGTFIKRRAYVEDI
- a CDS encoding 4Fe-4S dicluster domain-containing protein; this translates as MGHYVFINDTGRCIGCEACTVACKAENSVPLGVWRLRVKYVEKGLWPNTKKYFVQLRCNHCEAAPCVRACPVEALFKRPDGIVDLDQTRCIGCKACIAACPYDAIYINPMKGVAEKCNACAHLVDAGFQPACVQVCPTNAIIFGDISDPKIQEILNSKPWFVRKPETGARPMQFYLAPDMSAVNPLVVARPPMGQWNEMPAPGEKPQSGRW
- a CDS encoding ArsR family transcriptional regulator, which translates into the protein MQKLSSSVKLVLMYMTWRHLVDGSDFVTLKDMVEDLGMSESRLRVIISRLKDMGLLEIRPAPGARTVRYRLMLENLDIGLGRVPPGLYFIDLPIDAAVPGDLSLKALSVLRSARLLLYTQSHAGRKPLFRIVRCTCDVRPYTPAALEEARRLAADGHVAAVVYSSDRDPVETHGARPVSESRVKVYVYT